The Acidaminococcus fermentans DSM 20731 sequence TTTCAAATTTCTCTTTAGCCATTGTTAATATCCTCCTAGTGATGCCAGGACCTTAGTCCTGTGCGGTCCCCTTATTTTTAGCAACGATCGCTTCCGCGATGTTCTTGGGAACTTCTTCGTAATGGTCTACTTCCATGGAGTAGTTGCCGCGGCCCTGGGTCTTGGAACGCAGGTCCGTTGCATACCCGAACATTTCGGACAGGGGAACATAAGCCGTGATAACCTGTGCACCGCTTCTTGCTTCCATGCCTTCGATGCGGCCCCGGCGGGAGTTCAGGTCGCCGATAACGTCGCCCATGTACTCTTCGGGGATGGTGACTTCCACTTTCATGTACGGTTCCAGCAGAACAGGGTTGGCTTTCAGAGCACCGCTCTTGAAGCCCATGGAACCGGCAATCTTAAATGCCATTTCAGAGGAGTCGACTTCGTGGTAGGAGCCGTCGAATACGGTAACAGCGATATCCACCATGGGATACCCGGCGATGACACCGTTTTCCATAGCTTCCTTGACACCGGCTTCAACAGGAGCGATGTATTCTTTGGGAATGGCACCGCCAACGATCTTGTTTTCGAACTTGAAGCCTTCGCCCGGCTGCAGCGGAGTCAGTTTCAGCCAGCAATCGCCGTACTGCCCTTTACCACCGGACTGCCGTACGAATTTACCCTGGCTTTCCACTTCCTTGCGGATGGTTTCTCTGTAAGCTACCTGCGGGTTGCCCACGGTGCAGTCTACATGGAATTCTCTCTTCAGCCGGTCAACAATGATGTCCAGGTGAAGTTCACCCATCCCGGAGATGATGGTCTGGGAAGATTCCGGATCCGTGCGCACACGGAAGGTGGGGTCTTCTTCAGCCAGCTTGCCCAGGGCAATGCCCATTTTTTCCTGGTCAGCCTTGGTTTTGGGTTCGATGGCCACGGAAATAACCGGTTCAGGGAACACCATGGATTCCAGGATGATGGGGGCTTTATCGTCGCACAGGGTATCACCGGTGCCGGTGTCTTTCAGACCAACGGCTGCCGCGATGTCCCCGGCAAATACTTCGTCGATTTCCGTTCTGTGGTTGGAGTGCATCCGCAGGATACGGCCGATCCGTTCTCTCTTGTCTTTGTTGGAGTTATAGACATAGGAGCCGGCGGTCAGGGTACCAGAGTACACTCTGAAGAATGCCAGACGGCCTACATAGGGGTCAGTGGCAATCTTGAAGGCCAGAGCCGCGAAGGGAGCCTTGTCATCGGAAGGCCGTTCTTCTTCTTCCCCGGTTTCCGGGTTGGTCCCTTTGATGGCGGGAACATCCAGAGGAGACGGCATGTAGTCGATGATGGCATCCAGCAGCGGCTGTACGCCTTTGTTCTTGTAGGAAGAACCGCAGGTCACAGGGAAGAGCTTGCACTGGCAGGTCATCTTCCGGATGGCGGCCTTGATTTCTTCTTCCGTCAGGTCTTCGCCTTCCAGATATTTTTCCATCAGATCGTCATCGCTTTCTGCAACGGCTTCCAGCAGGATCTGACGGTATTTCTGGGCTTCTTCCACGTATTCTTCAGGGATGGGTTCGAATTCTTCATCCTTGCCCAGTTTGTCCCCGTAAATAACGGCCTGCATCTTCACCAGGTCGATCAGACCCACGAAGCTGTCTTCAGCGCCCATGGGAACCTGGATGGCAACCGCATTGGCACCCAGACGGTCTTTCATCATCTGGATTACGTTGAAGAAGTCGGCCCCGGTGGTGTCCATTTTGTTCACATAAGCGATACGGGGAACATTGTATTCTTCCGCCTGACGCCATACGGTTTCGGACTGGGGTTCAACACCGCCCTTGGCGCTGAATACAGCCACAGAGCCATCCAGTACACGCAGGGAACGTTCTACTTCAACGGTGAAGTCAACGTGGCCCGGGGTGTCGATGATGTTAATGGAATGGCCTTTCCAATGGCAGGTCGTAGCAGCGGAAGTAATCGTAATACCACGTTCTTGTTCCTGTACCATCCAGTCCATGGTGGCAGCCCCATCATGAACTTCACCGATCTTGTGAGTCTTGCCGGTGTAGAACAGGATACGTTCCGTGGTCGTAGTTTTACCGGCATCGATGTGAGCCATGATACCGATGTTTCTGATTTTATCTAAGGGAAACTCTCTACCCACGAATTACTCCTCCTTAAGGAATCTTACCAACGATAATGAGCAAAAGCTCTGTTTGCTTCAGCCATCTTGTGCGTGTCTTCCCGTTTCTTCACGGAAGCACCGGTGTTGTTGGCGGCATCCATCAGTTCGCCGGCAACCCGTTCGCACATGGTCTTTTCACCGCGCAGGCGGGAATAGTTGACCAGCCACCGGATCCCCAGGGTGGTTTTCCGGTCAGCTCTGACTTCCACAGGAACCTGGTAGTTGGCACCGCCCACCCGGCGTGCTTTGACTTCCAGGACAGGCATTACGTTCTTCATGGCAGCGTCGAACACTTCCATGGGATCCTTTCCGGTCTTGGAATGGATCAGATCGAATGCGTCATATACGATACGCTCAGCAACACCTTTTTTGCCGTCGAGCATAATCTTGTTGATGAATCTGGTTAACAGTTTGGAACCATATACTGGATCCGGTAATACGTCTCTTTTGGTTACAGGACCTTTTCTCGGCATCTGTATTTCCTCCTTCGTTATTGTCTCATTCTACAGCGGCAGCTGATTATTTCTTGGCTGCTTTCGGGCGTTTGGCACCGTATTTGGAACGGCCCTGGTTGCGGTCAGCAACACCGGCGGTATCCAATGCGCCGCGAATGATGTGATAACGAACACCGGGAAGATCCTTGACTCTTCCGCCTCTGATCAGAACAACACTGTGTTCCTGCAGGTTATGGCCAATACCAGGAATGTAAGCGGTAACTTCAATACCATTGGTCAGACGGACACGAGCAACCTTCCGCAGAGCAGAGTTAGGTTTCTTCGGAGTGGTGGTGTACACTCTCGTGCAGACACCGCGTTTTTGCGGTGAATTTTTCAATGCTGGCGCCGTGGATTTTTGAGTAATGACTTGTCTACCTTTACGAACCAATTGGTTGATTGTAGGCATTCCGGCACCTCCTTTCTCGAGAATAAGATTTAATGAGTATGAAAACCTGCCGTTTCCGGCAGATTCTACCGGGTTTTGAGCACAGCGGCGACGGATGCACCCACATGGATGCCGCAGGTCTTTCCCAGCTCAGCCATGGTCTCCACGGTTTCCACCGGAACACTCTTGGCTTCGCACAGGTCCTTGACAGGCCCCGTCACGTGTTCATCCGCATCCCGGGCAATCATGACCCCTGCGGCCTGATCCCGGGCAATGGCCTTTTGGGACTGCTTCACACCGACTACAACCGGCGAACCGTTCTTTACGTCTGCGAGAAACATTTCACACCTCCAAAAGACATACTACCCTCTGTGACACTGTGGTATTGTAACATTACTGACACCGGATGTCAATATTTTTTAGGGATTTTTTTCTGTTTTAGCCCACATTTTATGCGCTTCTTTCTTTACACAGTTCCTGGTGTTTCTTTTTCTGTAAACCGGGGCAAAAATCCTCGCTTTCCGGACACTGGTACTGCAGTAAAGCAGGAAAGTTTTCTCGTTTTTGCCGTCAATTCCACAAAGAAACCGGTAAATTTTATACAGAAGTTCACAATCTTTTTACAAATAAAAATGGAACCCGCGGGAAGCGGGTTCCTTCCATCGGCCGCTGCCAGTTGACAGCTGACCGTTGACGTTCTTTTATCTCTTGTACCCCGGGGTATTGCTGATCAGGGCGATGAACACCAGATCCTCTTTCCCCGTGTTCAGCAGGCCATGGGTGCCTCCGTCGGCACAGAAAGTCACGTCTCCGGCCTTCACGGCCACTTTTTTGTCTTCGTCCGTGTATTCCCCTTCCCCTTTCAGCAGGTAATAGGTTTCGTTGTTCCCCAGATGCTGGTGGACGGGAACGGCACAGCCCGGATGCAGGGTAATCCGGGCGAACAGGTCGTTGGTCCCCTGGAACAGGGCCGGATCCACCAGGATTTCCTTTTCGATGGTCCCGGTTCCCGGATTGGTGACCACCTGTTTTGCTTTTTCCGTAAATACTGCCATAAGAATCTCCTCCTTCACGTTTCCTGCCTGTATTATAAGCCCGGTGGACGGATTCCTCAACGGCCGGACCGGCGCTTGTCCCGGACCATCTTCTTGCTGGTCTTGTACACCTTGGCCAGGCCGGATACCAGCAGGATCCCCATGGCGATGGCGGTGGCGTCCAGGGCCGCGGATACAAAAGTGTGCATCCCCAGGCTGTAGGCATTGAGCATGGTGTAGTTCATGGCCCGGTACAGGGGCAGTCCGGGCACCAGGGGGATGATCCCCGGAATGGAAAAAATGGGCACCGGCTGCCGGTACCACCGGGCAAAGATCTCACTGCAGATGGAGAGGGCCACCGTCCCGGCAAAGTTGCTGAGCATGGAACTGAGCCCGAAGCCGCTCAGCAGGATGATGTACACCCCGAAGCCCACCATGCCCACGAAGCCCGCCTTGTACAGACAGCTTTCCGGACATTTGAACAGTTTGCCGAAAGCCACGGTGGCAAAGAACGAAAATACGGTTTTGATGAAAATGGTTGCTGCCAGCGGCATAGGCCCCTCCTACAAGTACAGAATGCCCAGGACGGTGGCAATGCCGATGGCCACCCCGCCCACCAGGAAAATGGCTTCCCCGGCCCGGCAGGTGCCGCTGAGCAGATCTCCGGCCATGAAATCCCGGATCCCGTTGGTAAAGGCCATCCCCGGCAGGTAGGGCATCACGCCCCCGGCAATGGCCAGTTCCATCACCAGGTCCGGACAGGCCATCCGGAACAGCACCACGGTCAGACAGATGATGGCCCCGGCCATGGTGGTCTCCCAGAAACTGCTGGGCCGGAAGGGGGACACCGCCTTTACAAAGGCCATGGACAGCAGGGAGCCCAGAAGGGCCGCCAGGAATTCCAGAGGGCCTCCCCCCAGCACCACGGCAAAGAAAGCCCCGGCCAGGCCGGACCAGAAGATTTCCTCCCGGGCCGGACGGGGTTTCCGCATGGTCTTTTCCTCCAGGATGGCCATGGTGTCCTGGAAGCTCTTCCCCCAGGTGGGCATGTGGAAGCTCATGTCGTTCACTTCGCTGATGAGGGTCAGGTCCGTGCCCCGGTGGGTCACCCGGTACATCAGGCTGGCCCCTTCCATGGTCTCCTCCCCGATCATGATCAGAGAGGGGGTGCAGAAGGCCGCAATGGTGGT is a genomic window containing:
- a CDS encoding cupin domain-containing protein, with amino-acid sequence MAVFTEKAKQVVTNPGTGTIEKEILVDPALFQGTNDLFARITLHPGCAVPVHQHLGNNETYYLLKGEGEYTDEDKKVAVKAGDVTFCADGGTHGLLNTGKEDLVFIALISNTPGYKR
- a CDS encoding threonine/serine exporter family protein encodes the protein MPLAATIFIKTVFSFFATVAFGKLFKCPESCLYKAGFVGMVGFGVYIILLSGFGLSSMLSNFAGTVALSICSEIFARWYRQPVPIFSIPGIIPLVPGLPLYRAMNYTMLNAYSLGMHTFVSAALDATAIAMGILLVSGLAKVYKTSKKMVRDKRRSGR
- the rpsG gene encoding 30S ribosomal protein S7; its protein translation is MPRKGPVTKRDVLPDPVYGSKLLTRFINKIMLDGKKGVAERIVYDAFDLIHSKTGKDPMEVFDAAMKNVMPVLEVKARRVGGANYQVPVEVRADRKTTLGIRWLVNYSRLRGEKTMCERVAGELMDAANNTGASVKKREDTHKMAEANRAFAHYRW
- a CDS encoding threonine/serine ThrE exporter family protein, translated to MAKSTLASMSKEQVLKIALTAGKILLVSGAETYRVEDTMLRICREGGMTTIAAFCTPSLIMIGEETMEGASLMYRVTHRGTDLTLISEVNDMSFHMPTWGKSFQDTMAILEEKTMRKPRPAREEIFWSGLAGAFFAVVLGGGPLEFLAALLGSLLSMAFVKAVSPFRPSSFWETTMAGAIICLTVVLFRMACPDLVMELAIAGGVMPYLPGMAFTNGIRDFMAGDLLSGTCRAGEAIFLVGGVAIGIATVLGILYL
- the fusA gene encoding elongation factor G, which translates into the protein MGREFPLDKIRNIGIMAHIDAGKTTTTERILFYTGKTHKIGEVHDGAATMDWMVQEQERGITITSAATTCHWKGHSINIIDTPGHVDFTVEVERSLRVLDGSVAVFSAKGGVEPQSETVWRQAEEYNVPRIAYVNKMDTTGADFFNVIQMMKDRLGANAVAIQVPMGAEDSFVGLIDLVKMQAVIYGDKLGKDEEFEPIPEEYVEEAQKYRQILLEAVAESDDDLMEKYLEGEDLTEEEIKAAIRKMTCQCKLFPVTCGSSYKNKGVQPLLDAIIDYMPSPLDVPAIKGTNPETGEEEERPSDDKAPFAALAFKIATDPYVGRLAFFRVYSGTLTAGSYVYNSNKDKRERIGRILRMHSNHRTEIDEVFAGDIAAAVGLKDTGTGDTLCDDKAPIILESMVFPEPVISVAIEPKTKADQEKMGIALGKLAEEDPTFRVRTDPESSQTIISGMGELHLDIIVDRLKREFHVDCTVGNPQVAYRETIRKEVESQGKFVRQSGGKGQYGDCWLKLTPLQPGEGFKFENKIVGGAIPKEYIAPVEAGVKEAMENGVIAGYPMVDIAVTVFDGSYHEVDSSEMAFKIAGSMGFKSGALKANPVLLEPYMKVEVTIPEEYMGDVIGDLNSRRGRIEGMEARSGAQVITAYVPLSEMFGYATDLRSKTQGRGNYSMEVDHYEEVPKNIAEAIVAKNKGTAQD
- a CDS encoding L7Ae/L30e/S12e/Gadd45 family ribosomal protein, with protein sequence MFLADVKNGSPVVVGVKQSQKAIARDQAAGVMIARDADEHVTGPVKDLCEAKSVPVETVETMAELGKTCGIHVGASVAAVLKTR
- the rpsL gene encoding 30S ribosomal protein S12; the encoded protein is MPTINQLVRKGRQVITQKSTAPALKNSPQKRGVCTRVYTTTPKKPNSALRKVARVRLTNGIEVTAYIPGIGHNLQEHSVVLIRGGRVKDLPGVRYHIIRGALDTAGVADRNQGRSKYGAKRPKAAKK